TAATTTGTTCAATTAAACGAGTTTCATGTCGATATAGCGATATATTGGTACAACATTGTCGAAATTTTTCTGTCATATTTACGCGGTAATGTAAACTCAATTTTTGATGATAGTATGTGGTTTTTATTTGGGAGTTGGAATGCGAATTAAACATTGGGTAAGTGTTGCTGTATTATCCTTTAGCTTTTTATGTTCTATGGGTGTTTCCGCTAAAAAAGTGTCAGTTATTGCAAGCTTACCTAAACCACCTTTTATTATTGAAGAAAATGGTAAAGGCCTACAATTAGAATTGATGCGAGAGGCTTTAGCGCATTACAATATTGATGTTGAGTTTTATCATGCCCCAGGTGGACGAAATATTACTGCTTTTCAACGTCTTAATGCCGATGTGATTTTAAACGTTCGGCCTGATTATCAATACCCAGCATTATATTTATCTAAGCCTTATGTTAATTACCAAAATGTAGCGATTAGCTTAGCTGAAAATAACTTTATGTTTAATAGCGTGGAAGGGTTAACAAATAAAGTGGTTGTTGCGTTTCAAAATGCTAAAAGATATTTAGATCAAGATTATAATTCAGCCATTGATTATGTTATTGATTACAGAGAAATACCTGACCAAAAAAAGCAAGTTGAAATGCTATTTTTACGACGCGCTGAAGTGATCATCATAGACATTGCTATTTTTAATTATTATCTAAAACACTTCAGTAATGACCTGTTAGTTAAACCGCATAAAGTACATTACCTTTTTGAAAAAAGTACTTTTTCAGCTGCTTTTAAGTCTGAAAAATTACGCGATGATTTTGATAAAAGTATTGATACGATGCGAAAAAATGGCAGATATCAAAAAATAATTAACCAATATATTCAATAAAATAAATGGAATGTTGCAATTGTTATCGTATTTCAATGTATCCACTAACATTGATCAATTTGTTTATTTATTAGCAATAAAAATCGCGCGTTTGGGAGCAGGGTAACCTTCGATGGTTTTGCTATTATCGTTAGGGTCAAGAAAGTCTTGTAACGATTCTGTATCAATCCAATCGGTTTTACGTTGTTCTTCTACGGTAGTAATATCGGCATTTACCACTCTAACGTTACTAAAACCACATCGCTCTAACCACGCACACATTGCTTTTGCACTGGGTAAAAACCAGACATTGCGCATTTTCGCGTAACGTTCTCCGGGTACTAGTACGGTATTTTCATCACCATCAACAATTAAGGTTTCTAACACTAATTCACCGCCTTTTACCAATTGTGCTTTTAATTGATATAAAAAATCGATAGGTGAACGTCTATGATATAAAACACCCATTGCAAATACCGTATCAAAGGCTGCTAATTCAGGTAAATCTTCAACGCCTAGGGGTAAAAGGTTCACCGAAGTATCTTTAGCAAAATGCTGAATAGCTTGAAACTGCATGAAAAACAGTTGTGTTGGATCAATGCCAACGACAAATTTTGCACCTGATCCTTTCATTCTCCATAAGTGGTAACCACTGCCACAGCCGATATCAAGCACATATTTATCTTGTAAATTACTGATGTGAGGGTATAGGCGATCCCATTTAAAGTCGCTACGCCATTCAGTGTCAATATGCAAACCATGAAGATGATACGGACCTTTGCGCCACGGTTTTAATTTTTTTAATAAATTTTCTGCTCGTTTATATTCGCCTTCATTGATATCACTCTTTTCACCAATCTTGACTTGCGAACTAAAATCGATAATCGAAGGTGATGTGTTAGGAAGTGCTTCAAGTGTTTTTTGCCAATGAGAAAACTCACCATGCAATTGTTCTTTTTGCCAACGTGCAAGTTGCTGGGGCAGTGAAGTAAGCCAGGGCGCTAATTTATTAATGGCTATTTGTTGGTAAAAAGAGGCAAAATAATTCATAAACGTAACTTATTTAATCGCGAACAGTGAAAAGAAATTGTAGCACTGAAACCATGTGCTACTTTGTGAAAAGCCTGTGTTGGCAAGTCGAAGATGGTGATCTTCTAAAGAATCTGGCTTCATTACATTTTCAAGTGCAGTACGCTTTTGCGCAATTTCAAGATCGCTATACCCATTGGCGCGCTTAAAGTCATGGTGTAAGTCAATGAGCGTTTGGTTACAGGCATTGTCAGGATGAATAAATTTATCTGAGATAACTAATATGCCACCCGGGGTTAAACCATCAAAAATGGTTTGTATTAGTTGAGCTCGTTTGTCTGGATCAATAAATTGCAGGGTGAAATTAAGCACTACCATAGAAGCATTTTCAATGTTTATCGCAAGTACATCATCTTCGATAATTTCTACAGGAGTTTCCCCTTTAAAGGCAAGTACGTGTCTACGACACCTATCCACCATCGCAGCTGAATTATCTACGCCAATAATGCGACAGCCTTTAGTTTTTATTCCTTGGCGCATTGCTAAAGTGGCCGCACCTAAAGAGCAGCCAAGGTCGTAAATATTAGTGCTTTCAGTCACATATTGTTGGCTAAATTGGCCAATTGTATCAATAATAGTATGATATCCCGGTACGGAACGAGATATCATATCGGGGAATACTTCGACAACGTGCGCATCGAAAGCAAAATCTTTTACTTGGCGCTGCTTGTGAGAAAAAATAAGATCAGGTTTTGACGGTGTCATGTTACTTTTAAATGGTAATCTAAAAAACTGTGATTATTTTAACTTAAAAACGCAAATGAATGAACTTGAATACGATAAACTCTTTGGACATCTTCGAAGTTTTTCACACGAAAAAGCATTAGCTAATAGATAGGAGCTAAAATTTGTTGAGGTATTACACATTTTTATGCTGGCTTTTACTGGGTTTATTTATTGTTAAAAATGAAATTGTTTTTGCCGCTTCATTTAATGACCGTGTGATCACAATCGCGGTAAATAAAACCTCTTACCCGTATCACTTTCAAAATAATCAAGGTGAAGCGGCGGGCCTAACCGTTGACTTATGGCGTATGTGGGGAGAAAAGCAACAAGTTGATGTTGTTTTTCGCCTAATGACTTGGTCAGAAACATTATCACAAGTTGATAACGGCTCTATTGATATTCATGGCGGGCTTTCAAAAACACGACTTCGTGCAAAAGAGTATGATTTTACCAGTGATTTTTTTCAGCAAAAAAATTATATCTATATACATCGCGATTACCATGTTCGTGAAATTGATAGCTTAAAACCGTTTACTATTGGTGTGGTTCGTCATTCAAGCTATGTTGATTTTATCACTGAACAATACCCTGAATTAGTGCTGAAGTTTTACGATAACCGTTTTGATGTATTTAATGCTGCGTTAAAAGGTGAAATAGCGGCTTTTGCAAACATTGATAGAATTTCAAATAACTACCCTAAATATCGGGAATTGAGTCAACTATTTCCAGCTTATAAACGATTGTTGTTTCATCAAGGTGGTTATGCATCGGCAGTGAAAAAAGGTAATTCTCAATTACTTAACTTTATTGAACAGGGAATGAGGAAAATTTCCCGTGAAGAGCGTTCAGGCATTGAGAAGAAATGGCTGGGTATTGATAAAAAAACAAACAACATAGTGTTACTTTTTTCTCCTGAATTCGCACCTTTTATGACGGTTTCCTCTTCCGGAGAACCACAAGGGTTATTTATCGATATGTGGCGTTTATGGTCTGAATATACTGGCCAAATTATTGAGTTCGTTCCACAGTCATTTGAAAACGCCAGCGAAATGCTCACCAGTGGCGGTGCGGATATTCATATAGGTTTTCCAGATTTGAGCTTTACTCGTGGCAACTTAACCATGTACCCAGAACTACGTACCGCGATGCAAGTATACCAAGCTGATATCAAATGTTATGTGCATATTAACAATAAAAGGCCTGCCACTTCAGCTGATTTAGCCGGAAAAAAACTGGGTGTTTTTCAAATAATACCGAATGTAGAAAACATACGATTATTATTTCCAGAAAATGAACTGACCTTTTATCAAGACTTTAAAACCATGATTCAACAAGCTGAAAAGGGCGAAATTGATGGCATAATCGGCGTGAAAGACATTATGGAAGCCCGATTACAAGTAGCGAACGTACAGCATGACTTTTATGCATTACCAGACTCTTTATTAGGCGCCAATATTTATGCGGTTACATCGAAAAAGAATAATCGGTTAATAGAGATCATTAAAAATGGTTTTGAACTTATTCCAGAGGAAGAATTAATTAAACTTGAACGCCGATGGTTAAACAAAGACAGCAAAGGCTACTTCAAGCTAAATAAACAACGAGCGCAATTAAGTAAAGAAGAAGACAGTTGGTTATCTCAGCAAAACAAAATACGTATGGGGATTAATAAAAACTGGGTGCCGGTTGAGTTTATAGATGAAAATGGCCAAGTTCAGGGGATTAATATTGATATTAACACCCTTGTTGAGCAACGAACAGGACTTAACTTTACCTATGAAGTTTTCGATAACTGGCAACAGATGCTTGAGGCGCTAAAACAACAAAAAATTGATATTGTCGCAAGTGCAACAGAAACTCCAGAACGTAGAAAACATATTATATTTACAGACTCCTACTGGGATATGCCTTGGGTGATCATTCATCAGAAGCAGCAAGGTGAAAGGCAACAAATAGAAGATTTCTATGGGCGAGAACTAGCCATTGTTAAAGGTTACCACCTTATTGAAAAAATTCGAAAGGAGCATCCTACTATTTCTTTACGATTGGTTGATAATCATGAAGAAGGACTACTTGCTGTGCAAAATGGCATTGTGGATGGCTTTGCAGAAAATATCGCATCGGCGTCTGAATTAATTCGAAGAGACAGTTTGGTCACCTTATCCATGTCTGTTCTTGAAGATTTAAACATCGATGAAAATAACTATGCGATCCGTAAAGATTGGCCAATCTTACGTAGTATTATCAATAAAGGTTTAGCAACTATAACGCCAGCTGAGAAAAAACAAATATATGAGCGCTGGTTTGAAATTAATATTGAAACCGGGCTTGATAAAAGTGTGGTATTACGAGTGTCGTTACAAATAGGTGCGATTATTGTGATCGTGATCATCGCCTTTATTTTATGGAATAGAAGACTCTATAGAGAAGTAAAAATACGTAAAGCCCTAGAGGAGAAAATGAAACATATGGCGACGCATGATGAGCTTACAGACTTGCCGAATCGCCTACTGTTAAAAGATCGAATAAACCATGGCATTAACTATCACCGTAGGCAAGATAGAACCATGGCAGTCTTATTTATTGACCTTGACGGCTTTAAAACAATCAATGATACCCATGGGCATGATGTTGGTGATGAGTTATTAATACTGGTTGCCGATAAACTATCGGGTTGCGTGCGTAAGTCAGATACTGTGGTTAGGTTCGGCGGAGATGAATTTGTCTTATTATTGACGGGTTTACACCATAAAAATGAAGCGGCTTTTATTGCTGAAAAAGTATTGAAGTCAGTGCAGCAACCCTTTGAGTTATCTGTTGGTGAAGTGCGAATTGGTTGTAGTATTGGTATTGCGATGTTTCCAACCGATGGTGAATCTGAAAGTGATTTACTCAAAGTCGCGGATACGTTGATGTACCGCGTAAAAGCTGCGGGTAAAAATCATTATATTTTTAACACGGATAATTAAGTGACATTCACGCGTAAATCTATATAATTGGCGGCAATTTTTTCCGTAAAAATGGTTATCGGTATTGCGGTAACTAAAGTTCAAAAATTCAGGATTTAACTATATGCGTACGCTGTATTGTGGTGAGGTAAATGAATCTCATATTGGTCAAGAAGTTACTCTTTGTGGGTGGGTAAATCGTCGTCGTGACTTAGGTGCGGTGATCTTTTTAGACTTACGAGATCGCGAAGGTATCGTGCAAGTTGTTTATGATCCTGACTTGCAGGAAGTGCTTGAGAAAGCAAATACCTTACGAAATGAATTCTGTATTCAAGTGAAAGGTAAAGTACGCGCACGTCCTGAAGGACAAATTAATAAAGATATGGCGACCGGTGCCATCGAAGTACTAGGCCTAGACGTCAATATTCTTAACCGTTCAGCGCCATTACCACTTGACTCTAATCAAGAAAACTCTGAAGAAAATCGTCTTAAATATCGTTATTTAGATTTACGCCGTCCAGAAATGACAGAACGTTTACGTTTTAGAGCAAAAGTGACTGCAGCGGTACGTCAATCTCTAGAGTCTCAAGGCTTCATGGATATTGAAACGCCTATTTTAACTGCGGCTACGCCAGAAGGAGCGCGTGACTATTTAGTACCAAGTCGCACACATAAAGGCAGTTTTTTTGCATTACCTCAATCACCACAATTGTTTAAGCAATTGCTGATGATGTCGGGAATGGAACGTTATTATCAAATCGTAAAGTGTTTCCGTGATGAAGACTTACGTGCAGATCGCCAACCAGAATTTACGCAAATTGATATTGAAACATCGTTTATGACTGCCGACCAAGTGATGGAAGTTACTGAACGCATGATTCGTGAGTTGTTTTTACAATTGCTTGATGTCGATCTTGGTGAATTCCCACGTATGCCATACAGCGAAGCAATGCAACGTTTTGGTTCAGATAAACCAGATTTACGTAATCCACTCGAAATCGTTGACGTAGCAGACATTTTAAAAGAGGTAGAATTTAAAGTGTTTTCTGGCCCAGCGAATGATGACAAAGGTCGTGTTGCGGTTATACGCGTACCTGAGGGCGCAAGTAAGTTTTCTCGTAAAAATATTGATGAACTGACTAAGTTTGTCGGTATTTACGGCGCTAAAGGCATGCCTTGGTTAAAAGTTAATGATAAAGCTGCTGGCCTTGAAGGTTTGCAGTCACCAATTCTTAAGTTTCTATCTGAAGACGCCGTAACTGCATTGCTCGAACGAGCAAACGCAGAAACTGGCGATATTATTTTCTTCGGTTCAGATAGCTACAATGTGGTTACTGAGTCATTAGGCGCACTACGTTTGAAACTTGGTGAAGAACTTGGTTTAACTACAGACGAGTGGAAACCATTATGGGTTGTTGACTTCCCTATGTTTGAAGAAGCCGAAGGCAGTTTACATGCTTTGCATCATCCATTTACAGCACCTACTAATTTAACACCTGAAGAATTAGAAGCTAACCCAATTGGTGCGCTTTCAAATGCCTACGATATGGTGTTAAATGGCTGTGAGCTTGGTGGTGGTTCGGTGCGTATACATGATCAAAAAATGCAAGCAGCCGTATTTCGTATTCTTGGTATTAGTGATGACGAAGCAAAAGAAAAATTTGGATTCTTACTTGAAGCCCTACAATATGGTGCGCCACCTCACGCTGGTTTAGCGTTTGGTTTAGATCGTTTAGTGATGTTAATGACAGGGGCAAGTTCGATTCGTGATGTAATGGCATTTCCAAAAACGACAACTGCAGCATGTCCTTTAACTAATGCTCCGGGTCAAGCAAATCCAGAACA
The Thalassotalea hakodatensis genome window above contains:
- a CDS encoding substrate-binding periplasmic protein, giving the protein MRIKHWVSVAVLSFSFLCSMGVSAKKVSVIASLPKPPFIIEENGKGLQLELMREALAHYNIDVEFYHAPGGRNITAFQRLNADVILNVRPDYQYPALYLSKPYVNYQNVAISLAENNFMFNSVEGLTNKVVVAFQNAKRYLDQDYNSAIDYVIDYREIPDQKKQVEMLFLRRAEVIIIDIAIFNYYLKHFSNDLLVKPHKVHYLFEKSTFSAAFKSEKLRDDFDKSIDTMRKNGRYQKIINQYIQ
- the cmoB gene encoding tRNA 5-methoxyuridine(34)/uridine 5-oxyacetic acid(34) synthase CmoB; its protein translation is MNYFASFYQQIAINKLAPWLTSLPQQLARWQKEQLHGEFSHWQKTLEALPNTSPSIIDFSSQVKIGEKSDINEGEYKRAENLLKKLKPWRKGPYHLHGLHIDTEWRSDFKWDRLYPHISNLQDKYVLDIGCGSGYHLWRMKGSGAKFVVGIDPTQLFFMQFQAIQHFAKDTSVNLLPLGVEDLPELAAFDTVFAMGVLYHRRSPIDFLYQLKAQLVKGGELVLETLIVDGDENTVLVPGERYAKMRNVWFLPSAKAMCAWLERCGFSNVRVVNADITTVEEQRKTDWIDTESLQDFLDPNDNSKTIEGYPAPKRAIFIANK
- the cmoA gene encoding carboxy-S-adenosyl-L-methionine synthase CmoA, producing MTPSKPDLIFSHKQRQVKDFAFDAHVVEVFPDMISRSVPGYHTIIDTIGQFSQQYVTESTNIYDLGCSLGAATLAMRQGIKTKGCRIIGVDNSAAMVDRCRRHVLAFKGETPVEIIEDDVLAINIENASMVVLNFTLQFIDPDKRAQLIQTIFDGLTPGGILVISDKFIHPDNACNQTLIDLHHDFKRANGYSDLEIAQKRTALENVMKPDSLEDHHLRLANTGFSQSSTWFQCYNFFSLFAIK
- a CDS encoding transporter substrate-binding domain-containing protein is translated as MLRYYTFLCWLLLGLFIVKNEIVFAASFNDRVITIAVNKTSYPYHFQNNQGEAAGLTVDLWRMWGEKQQVDVVFRLMTWSETLSQVDNGSIDIHGGLSKTRLRAKEYDFTSDFFQQKNYIYIHRDYHVREIDSLKPFTIGVVRHSSYVDFITEQYPELVLKFYDNRFDVFNAALKGEIAAFANIDRISNNYPKYRELSQLFPAYKRLLFHQGGYASAVKKGNSQLLNFIEQGMRKISREERSGIEKKWLGIDKKTNNIVLLFSPEFAPFMTVSSSGEPQGLFIDMWRLWSEYTGQIIEFVPQSFENASEMLTSGGADIHIGFPDLSFTRGNLTMYPELRTAMQVYQADIKCYVHINNKRPATSADLAGKKLGVFQIIPNVENIRLLFPENELTFYQDFKTMIQQAEKGEIDGIIGVKDIMEARLQVANVQHDFYALPDSLLGANIYAVTSKKNNRLIEIIKNGFELIPEEELIKLERRWLNKDSKGYFKLNKQRAQLSKEEDSWLSQQNKIRMGINKNWVPVEFIDENGQVQGINIDINTLVEQRTGLNFTYEVFDNWQQMLEALKQQKIDIVASATETPERRKHIIFTDSYWDMPWVIIHQKQQGERQQIEDFYGRELAIVKGYHLIEKIRKEHPTISLRLVDNHEEGLLAVQNGIVDGFAENIASASELIRRDSLVTLSMSVLEDLNIDENNYAIRKDWPILRSIINKGLATITPAEKKQIYERWFEINIETGLDKSVVLRVSLQIGAIIVIVIIAFILWNRRLYREVKIRKALEEKMKHMATHDELTDLPNRLLLKDRINHGINYHRRQDRTMAVLFIDLDGFKTINDTHGHDVGDELLILVADKLSGCVRKSDTVVRFGGDEFVLLLTGLHHKNEAAFIAEKVLKSVQQPFELSVGEVRIGCSIGIAMFPTDGESESDLLKVADTLMYRVKAAGKNHYIFNTDN
- the aspS gene encoding aspartate--tRNA ligase: MRTLYCGEVNESHIGQEVTLCGWVNRRRDLGAVIFLDLRDREGIVQVVYDPDLQEVLEKANTLRNEFCIQVKGKVRARPEGQINKDMATGAIEVLGLDVNILNRSAPLPLDSNQENSEENRLKYRYLDLRRPEMTERLRFRAKVTAAVRQSLESQGFMDIETPILTAATPEGARDYLVPSRTHKGSFFALPQSPQLFKQLLMMSGMERYYQIVKCFRDEDLRADRQPEFTQIDIETSFMTADQVMEVTERMIRELFLQLLDVDLGEFPRMPYSEAMQRFGSDKPDLRNPLEIVDVADILKEVEFKVFSGPANDDKGRVAVIRVPEGASKFSRKNIDELTKFVGIYGAKGMPWLKVNDKAAGLEGLQSPILKFLSEDAVTALLERANAETGDIIFFGSDSYNVVTESLGALRLKLGEELGLTTDEWKPLWVVDFPMFEEAEGSLHALHHPFTAPTNLTPEELEANPIGALSNAYDMVLNGCELGGGSVRIHDQKMQAAVFRILGISDDEAKEKFGFLLEALQYGAPPHAGLAFGLDRLVMLMTGASSIRDVMAFPKTTTAACPLTNAPGQANPEQLKELGIQTVVQVADEKAGE